In Gemmatimonas sp., one genomic interval encodes:
- a CDS encoding oxygenase MpaB family protein, which translates to MTSPHDAPPPRPPLTAADWREHGSAFLRFLSTQGVPAADAFVREDGKLPYHDVHRFFGAINPDPTLGGRDLAAQQRRELGLPAEPIPNTLADALAEIRTLDERHVSRALAALATYVQESLHFCGACDQPQFPAWANRSMILRGQRAFMTRLLPSTIVLLCKSLPEAYAAPRPSAVLNLSRQLASLPYHRLLGTLQLLVTVSTPNSFEGPWFPALVAAEEMQLLHAGVRSNVAPRMGAAVTGPVDRTFEAWTGSDDYVLWGGYEAFRAGWPHSDDHPGTEAGPQQVVSQADMLATIIAFSLLVVDGLRDLGVPFDEGDDEAFWHLWRVFALFKGIHPPGEPTSDAWLPRTLVEARAFWEAYRAEYYAPPISWSTPNWQERARRDNPAGHALTSSHLVMLARFLHAVLPLPVTAGWCLKVARWFVYRLCGEEGAARIGVPKVRLWPWERAAIEHLPRTITSWMERFDVGIQVAFGRWALTRLIGRVYGSRVIFPIPHTVDDLKRFVETTQLKGQRFAQRVDGA; encoded by the coding sequence ATGACCTCACCCCACGACGCGCCCCCTCCCCGCCCACCGCTCACGGCGGCCGACTGGCGGGAACACGGCTCGGCGTTCCTGCGCTTCCTGTCCACGCAGGGGGTACCGGCCGCTGACGCCTTCGTGCGGGAGGACGGCAAGTTGCCGTACCACGATGTGCATCGGTTTTTCGGGGCCATCAATCCCGACCCGACGCTGGGGGGCCGGGATCTCGCGGCGCAGCAGCGGCGCGAACTCGGTCTCCCGGCCGAGCCGATCCCCAACACGTTGGCCGATGCGCTCGCGGAGATTCGCACGCTCGACGAGCGGCACGTGTCGCGCGCGCTGGCCGCGCTCGCGACGTACGTGCAGGAATCGCTGCACTTCTGTGGCGCGTGTGACCAGCCGCAGTTCCCGGCGTGGGCCAACCGGTCCATGATCCTGCGCGGACAGCGTGCCTTCATGACGCGCCTGCTGCCCAGTACCATCGTGCTGCTCTGCAAGTCGCTCCCGGAGGCCTATGCCGCGCCGCGCCCGTCAGCGGTGCTCAATCTGTCGCGGCAACTGGCGAGTCTTCCGTATCACCGGCTGCTCGGGACACTGCAGCTGCTGGTGACGGTGTCCACCCCCAACAGCTTCGAGGGGCCCTGGTTCCCGGCGCTCGTGGCCGCCGAGGAGATGCAGCTGTTGCACGCGGGGGTCCGGTCGAACGTGGCGCCGCGCATGGGCGCGGCGGTCACCGGGCCGGTGGATCGCACCTTCGAGGCGTGGACCGGGTCCGACGACTATGTGCTGTGGGGGGGCTACGAGGCCTTTCGCGCCGGGTGGCCGCACTCCGACGATCACCCGGGTACCGAAGCCGGTCCACAGCAGGTCGTGAGCCAAGCGGACATGCTCGCCACCATCATCGCCTTCTCGCTGCTGGTGGTGGACGGCCTTCGTGATCTTGGCGTGCCCTTCGACGAGGGCGACGACGAAGCGTTCTGGCACCTCTGGCGCGTCTTCGCGCTCTTCAAGGGCATTCATCCGCCTGGGGAGCCTACGAGCGACGCGTGGCTCCCCCGCACGCTGGTGGAGGCGCGCGCATTCTGGGAGGCCTACCGCGCCGAATACTATGCCCCGCCGATCAGCTGGAGCACGCCCAACTGGCAAGAGCGGGCGCGGCGCGACAATCCCGCGGGGCATGCGCTCACCTCGTCGCATCTCGTCATGCTTGCGCGCTTCCTGCACGCGGTGCTGCCGTTGCCGGTCACGGCAGGCTGGTGCCTCAAGGTGGCACGCTGGTTCGTGTACCGATTGTGCGGCGAGGAGGGCGCCGCACGCATTGGTGTTCCCAAGGTGCGGCTCTGGCCTTGGGAGCGTGCCGCCATCGAACATCTGCCGCGCACCATCACCAGCTGGATGGAGCGCTTCGACGTGGGCATCCAGGTGGCGTTCGGCCGGTGGGCGCTGACTCGGCTCATCGGGCGCGTCTACGGCAGCCGGGTCATCTTCCCCATTCCCCACACGGTCGACGACCTCAAGCGCTTCGTGGAGACCACGCAACTCAAGGGGCAGCGGTTCGCACAACGCGTGGACGGCGCCTGA
- a CDS encoding protein kinase, giving the protein MLPGTTIDHFEITERLGAGGMGEVYRARDTRLGRELALKVLPPARVSDVEATERFLREARAASALNHPNVVTVYDIGRGERGLYIAMELVRGHTLATYQEPLDVSTVARLGAQAARALAVAHDARIVHRDIKPENLMLRDDGYLKVLDFGLARLFERSGAVDADASHTKTGVIMGTLRYLSPEQACGDPVAAPSDIFGLGVVLYELLVASHPFNPRGSSSAGTLGAIITKDPAPLQQLRPQLPSAVTELVHRMLAKEPAARPTAVDVALALDALTGTGVGSGGLTLAVRETTGAPAVAAPGGPSAIFAPSSSGGVSAAAATAAPVPRRSTGVGARTTVVVGRRGDRAQFMDVWQRASDGRGALLVVSGEPGVGKTTFVEACLAEIADSTGVVVARGRCSERLAGTEAFLPILEAIESAIRADPSGDIAALLRRHAPTWHREVGETDPALVTGADGGAQGLQAASPDRMKRELLGFIDATARAHPLAIVLEDLHWADSATVDMLAYLGSRVDDLPLLVVTTLRESEMRLSRHPFMASLLDLQARGLSESIALGLLDADDVQELLDRRYPGHRFPPTFARLLHHKTDGSPLFLVDLLRWLGSRGAIADFEGAWQLTRGLPEVERDLPPSVRGMIQRKIEQLEESDRRLLTVASVQGFLFDSTVLADVLGMQQADVEERLTTLDKVYAFVRPVEEHDLPDGTLSVRHRFVHVLYQNALYQELQGARRVQLATQVASALEARYGARATEVAADLAVLWEAARTPAKSSGYFAVGAMRAGEKFAYTESAELASRGLAQIALLPDGEAKTTLEIGLRVSLGFTNVVTRGFHAPETFEQMHRAHELSKASGNTPQLIPVLWGMVVYHIASGQFIRAYEYAEQMIDIADAAGDVMLQSTASSALSGAAFFRGRLQLSRESQARAEALTTPAMRAGIQAIVGSDPLLLSRCQAGRAHWMAGDIAGARAIFDRMLADVRVSKDPRERAHGALHVAEFELAADRPDEALRVAAEALHVCEEYGVASERLWTAAYLGRAQIAVGELDAGIATLEATVGALTMFRCLASVSEYQGFLAEGYLEAGRVSDARQAVDEGLGNASSTGEIVWIPELHRIRAHVLRAEGAERSAVAAERQRALTAADQLGAHLIVQRVTRDVAALGD; this is encoded by the coding sequence ATGCTTCCCGGCACCACCATCGACCATTTCGAGATCACCGAGCGCCTGGGCGCCGGTGGCATGGGCGAAGTGTACCGTGCGCGGGACACGCGGCTAGGCCGCGAGCTGGCCCTCAAGGTGCTGCCGCCGGCGCGCGTGAGCGACGTCGAGGCCACCGAGCGTTTCCTGCGTGAGGCGCGCGCGGCCAGCGCGCTCAATCATCCCAACGTCGTCACGGTGTACGACATCGGCCGCGGGGAGCGCGGGCTGTACATCGCCATGGAGCTGGTGCGCGGGCACACCCTCGCCACGTACCAGGAGCCGCTCGACGTGAGCACGGTGGCGCGCCTGGGCGCCCAGGCGGCGCGGGCGCTGGCGGTCGCGCACGACGCGCGCATCGTGCACCGCGACATCAAGCCCGAGAACCTGATGTTGCGCGACGACGGGTACCTCAAGGTGCTCGACTTCGGGCTGGCACGACTCTTCGAGCGCAGCGGGGCTGTTGATGCCGACGCGTCGCACACGAAGACTGGCGTGATCATGGGCACGCTGCGCTACCTGTCACCGGAGCAGGCATGCGGTGATCCCGTGGCGGCGCCTTCCGACATCTTCGGCCTGGGCGTCGTGCTGTACGAGCTGCTGGTGGCGTCGCACCCGTTCAACCCCCGGGGCAGCTCATCGGCAGGGACGCTGGGCGCGATCATCACCAAGGATCCGGCGCCACTGCAGCAGCTGCGCCCGCAGCTGCCGTCGGCCGTGACCGAGCTGGTGCACCGCATGCTCGCCAAGGAGCCGGCGGCGCGCCCCACGGCGGTCGATGTGGCGCTCGCGCTCGACGCGCTCACCGGCACCGGCGTGGGAAGTGGCGGGCTGACGCTTGCCGTTCGGGAAACCACGGGTGCACCCGCCGTGGCGGCCCCGGGAGGGCCGTCGGCAATCTTCGCCCCATCGTCGTCCGGGGGCGTGTCGGCCGCAGCGGCGACGGCGGCACCGGTCCCACGGCGCAGCACCGGGGTCGGAGCGCGCACCACCGTGGTCGTGGGACGCCGCGGCGATCGGGCCCAATTCATGGACGTCTGGCAGCGGGCCAGTGATGGGCGCGGGGCGCTGCTTGTGGTGAGCGGTGAGCCGGGCGTGGGCAAGACCACGTTCGTGGAGGCCTGCCTGGCCGAAATCGCCGACAGCACCGGGGTAGTCGTGGCGCGGGGGCGCTGCTCGGAACGCCTGGCCGGCACCGAAGCCTTCCTCCCCATCCTCGAGGCCATCGAGTCGGCCATACGCGCCGACCCGTCGGGGGACATCGCCGCGCTGCTGCGCCGCCATGCGCCGACGTGGCACCGCGAGGTGGGGGAAACCGACCCCGCGCTCGTCACCGGGGCCGACGGGGGCGCGCAGGGGCTGCAGGCGGCGTCGCCGGACCGCATGAAGCGCGAGTTGCTCGGGTTCATCGACGCGACGGCGCGCGCACATCCGCTCGCGATCGTGCTCGAGGATCTGCACTGGGCCGACAGCGCCACGGTCGACATGCTCGCCTACCTCGGGTCGCGCGTCGATGACCTGCCACTGCTCGTCGTCACGACGCTCCGCGAATCGGAGATGCGGCTCTCGCGGCACCCGTTCATGGCGTCGCTGCTCGACCTGCAGGCGCGTGGACTCAGTGAGTCCATCGCCCTCGGTCTGCTCGACGCGGACGACGTGCAGGAACTGCTCGACCGACGCTATCCGGGACATCGCTTCCCCCCCACCTTCGCGCGGCTGCTGCACCACAAGACCGATGGCAGCCCGCTGTTTCTCGTGGACCTGCTGCGCTGGCTGGGCTCCCGCGGCGCGATAGCCGACTTCGAGGGCGCGTGGCAGCTCACGCGCGGACTCCCTGAAGTGGAGCGCGATCTGCCGCCCTCGGTGCGCGGCATGATCCAGCGCAAGATCGAACAGCTGGAAGAGAGCGACCGCCGACTGCTGACCGTGGCGAGCGTGCAGGGCTTCCTCTTCGATTCCACCGTGCTGGCCGACGTGCTGGGCATGCAGCAGGCCGATGTGGAGGAACGTCTCACCACCCTCGACAAGGTGTACGCCTTCGTGCGTCCGGTGGAGGAGCACGACCTGCCCGACGGCACATTGTCGGTGCGGCATCGCTTCGTGCACGTGCTCTATCAGAACGCGCTGTACCAGGAGCTTCAGGGGGCACGCCGGGTCCAGTTGGCCACGCAGGTGGCGAGCGCGCTGGAAGCGCGCTACGGCGCGCGTGCCACCGAGGTGGCCGCCGACCTGGCCGTGCTCTGGGAAGCGGCGCGCACGCCCGCCAAGTCGTCGGGGTATTTCGCGGTGGGCGCCATGCGCGCCGGCGAGAAGTTCGCCTACACCGAGTCTGCCGAGCTGGCGTCGCGCGGCCTCGCCCAGATTGCTCTGCTCCCCGACGGCGAGGCGAAGACCACGCTGGAGATCGGCCTGCGGGTGTCGCTGGGCTTCACCAACGTGGTGACGCGCGGCTTCCACGCCCCCGAGACGTTCGAGCAGATGCACCGGGCGCATGAGCTGTCGAAGGCGTCGGGCAACACGCCGCAGCTCATTCCGGTGCTCTGGGGCATGGTGGTGTACCACATCGCCAGCGGGCAGTTCATTCGCGCGTACGAGTACGCCGAACAGATGATCGACATCGCCGATGCCGCCGGAGATGTGATGCTGCAGTCCACGGCGTCGAGCGCCCTGTCGGGGGCCGCGTTTTTCCGCGGACGCCTGCAGCTGTCGCGCGAGTCGCAGGCGCGCGCGGAGGCGCTCACCACCCCGGCCATGCGCGCGGGCATCCAGGCCATCGTGGGCTCCGACCCGCTGCTGCTGAGCCGCTGTCAGGCGGGGCGTGCACACTGGATGGCGGGCGACATCGCGGGGGCGCGGGCGATCTTCGATCGCATGCTGGCCGATGTGCGGGTTTCCAAGGATCCGCGCGAGCGCGCACATGGGGCGCTGCACGTTGCCGAGTTCGAACTCGCCGCCGATCGTCCGGACGAAGCGCTGCGCGTGGCGGCGGAAGCGCTGCACGTGTGCGAGGAGTACGGCGTGGCCTCGGAGCGCCTGTGGACGGCCGCGTATCTCGGACGTGCGCAGATTGCCGTGGGCGAGCTCGACGCCGGCATTGCGACGCTGGAGGCCACGGTGGGCGCGCTCACCATGTTCCGGTGTCTGGCCAGTGTGTCCGAATACCAGGGCTTCCTCGCCGAAGGGTATCTGGAGGCCGGCCGCGTGAGTGATGCCCGGCAGGCGGTGGACGAGGGGCTGGGGAATGCGAGCAGCACCGGCGAGATCGTCTGGATCCCCGAGCTGCATCGCATTCGGGCCCACGTGCTGCGCGCCGAAGGGGCGGAACGCTCGGCCGTGGCGGCCGAGCGGCAGCGCGCGCTGACCGCCGCCGATCAGTTGGGGGCGCACCTCATCGTGCAGCGCGTCACGCGCGACGTGGCCGCCCTGGGCGACTGA
- a CDS encoding NAD(P)-binding protein, whose protein sequence is MSLIRIAGAGPSGLAAAITLARGGRRVELYERREDCGARFGGDLQGLESFSGDRSVLDELRDAGLETDFAHRGFSRGFQFNGDRADLHEFSQPAFFVVRRGTMADSIDQSLKRQALAAGVTFRFGEALDPGAADIIATGPHQRRPYAVCRGFVFKTDAPDLAVALLNDAAGLKGYSYLLVSNGEGCLCTSLWSDFRRVHQCLAEARRLLLDRWPVRVEEERPVGGWVHFSGRPRWSDGGALMVGEAAGLQDFLWAFGLRAALRSGVLAANSMLAGHDFAEAAAAHFGGFIKGGVVNRFLWEVGRHGRYRAPMAALRWRGAERLMRDFYRYNRLQQFLYPLARGYVRVMYPYLTV, encoded by the coding sequence ATGTCTCTCATCCGTATCGCCGGTGCCGGCCCGTCGGGGCTCGCCGCCGCGATCACCTTGGCACGAGGCGGGCGGCGGGTGGAGCTCTACGAGCGTCGGGAGGATTGCGGGGCGCGCTTCGGGGGCGACCTGCAGGGGCTGGAGTCGTTCTCGGGCGACCGCAGCGTGCTCGACGAGTTGCGCGACGCGGGGCTGGAGACGGACTTTGCGCATCGCGGCTTCTCCCGCGGTTTTCAGTTCAACGGAGACCGTGCCGATCTGCACGAGTTTTCGCAACCGGCCTTTTTCGTCGTGCGCCGGGGGACGATGGCCGACAGCATCGACCAGTCGCTCAAGCGTCAGGCGCTGGCGGCGGGGGTGACCTTCCGCTTCGGCGAGGCGCTCGATCCCGGGGCGGCCGACATCATTGCCACCGGGCCGCATCAGCGGCGGCCATACGCCGTCTGCCGTGGCTTCGTGTTCAAGACCGACGCACCGGACCTGGCCGTGGCGCTCCTCAACGATGCCGCCGGCCTCAAGGGGTACAGCTACTTGCTGGTGAGCAACGGCGAGGGGTGCCTGTGCACCTCACTCTGGTCGGATTTCCGCCGCGTGCACCAATGTCTGGCCGAGGCGCGGCGCCTGCTGCTGGACCGCTGGCCGGTGCGAGTGGAGGAGGAACGCCCCGTGGGGGGCTGGGTGCACTTCTCCGGTCGGCCGCGCTGGAGCGATGGCGGGGCACTCATGGTGGGGGAAGCCGCCGGGCTGCAGGACTTCCTCTGGGCGTTCGGGCTGCGGGCGGCGCTGCGGTCGGGTGTGCTGGCCGCCAACAGCATGCTGGCCGGCCACGACTTCGCGGAGGCGGCCGCCGCCCATTTCGGTGGCTTCATCAAGGGCGGCGTCGTCAACCGCTTCCTGTGGGAGGTGGGACGACACGGACGCTATCGCGCCCCCATGGCCGCCCTCCGGTGGCGCGGCGCCGAGCGACTCATGCGGGATTTCTACCGGTACAATCGCCTCCAGCAATTCCTCTATCCGCTCGCCCGTGGTTATGTACGGGTGATGTATCCGTATCTCACCGTCTGA
- a CDS encoding PilT/PilU family type 4a pilus ATPase codes for MTPSGLQQVSTQVLSQSQVLALVSELATPESRPAINAGTGIRFFYRFNDKQWLIQQDEDPSLTRILIRRWVDRDATGTPTAGADGTTIRSRATDTPSGPFTSEDEARAALEKLLRIQVSRGAADLHLRVGEPPIFRLGGDLLRLENHVPLTNEMVGSMMRAVMPEKNRAEFDEQWDTDFAHEIEGVSRFRVNVLRDRHGTAAVIRTIATTTVTVEDMGISPEVQALCHLTKGLVLVTGPTGSGKSTTLCALVDYINRTRSDHIITIEDPIEFVHQSKKCLITQRQVGAHTQSFKSALRAALREDPDIILVGELRDLETIAIALETAETGHLVFGTLHTSTAASTINRIVDQFPADRQDQIRIMLAESLKGVISQTLCKKVGGGRVAAREILLVNKAVSTLIREGKTVQIPNIIQTQKKLGMETLNDALLGLVKSKTIEPEEAYVKAVEKKDMSSRLRLLGHNIDAVAGEE; via the coding sequence GTGACCCCGAGTGGGCTGCAGCAAGTGAGTACCCAGGTGCTCAGCCAGTCGCAGGTGCTGGCCCTGGTAAGCGAACTCGCGACCCCCGAGAGCCGCCCCGCCATCAATGCAGGCACGGGGATCCGTTTCTTCTACCGCTTCAACGACAAGCAGTGGCTCATCCAGCAGGACGAGGATCCTTCACTCACGCGCATCCTCATTCGCCGCTGGGTCGACCGCGACGCCACCGGCACGCCCACCGCGGGCGCGGACGGTACCACGATCCGCAGTCGCGCGACCGACACCCCCTCTGGTCCGTTCACCTCGGAGGACGAGGCGAGGGCGGCGCTCGAGAAGCTGCTCCGCATCCAGGTGTCACGCGGCGCCGCCGATCTGCACCTGCGCGTCGGCGAGCCTCCCATCTTCCGCCTCGGCGGCGATCTGCTGCGCCTCGAGAACCATGTGCCACTGACCAACGAAATGGTCGGCAGCATGATGCGCGCCGTCATGCCCGAGAAGAACCGGGCTGAATTCGACGAACAGTGGGACACCGACTTCGCGCACGAGATCGAGGGGGTCTCGCGTTTCCGCGTGAACGTACTGCGGGACCGGCATGGCACCGCAGCGGTCATCCGGACCATTGCCACCACTACGGTCACCGTGGAGGACATGGGGATCTCCCCCGAGGTGCAGGCGCTCTGTCATCTCACCAAGGGCCTCGTCCTCGTTACCGGCCCCACCGGCTCCGGCAAGTCCACCACGCTCTGCGCGCTGGTCGACTACATCAACCGCACGCGCTCCGATCACATCATCACGATCGAAGACCCCATCGAGTTCGTGCACCAGAGCAAGAAGTGCCTCATCACGCAGCGGCAGGTGGGGGCGCATACCCAGTCGTTCAAGAGTGCGCTGCGCGCCGCACTGCGTGAGGATCCCGACATCATCCTCGTGGGTGAGCTGCGCGACCTCGAAACCATCGCCATCGCACTCGAGACGGCCGAGACAGGACACTTGGTCTTCGGCACGCTGCACACCAGCACCGCCGCCAGCACCATCAACCGCATCGTGGACCAGTTCCCTGCCGACCGGCAGGATCAGATCCGCATCATGCTGGCCGAGTCACTCAAGGGCGTGATTTCGCAGACGCTCTGCAAGAAGGTGGGCGGCGGACGCGTGGCCGCGCGCGAGATCCTGCTGGTGAACAAGGCGGTGAGCACGCTCATTCGCGAGGGGAAGACGGTGCAGATCCCCAACATCATCCAGACCCAGAAGAAGCTGGGCATGGAGACGCTCAACGACGCCCTGCTGGGTCTGGTGAAGAGCAAGACCATTGAGCCCGAGGAAGCGTACGTGAAGGCGGTCGAGAAGAAGGACATGAGCAGCAGGCTGCGTTTGTTGGGCCACAACATCGACGCCGTCGCCGGCGAGGAGTGA
- a CDS encoding sialidase family protein produces the protein MLTRLLPRAVPTVLLWATCAAPLMAQAPFRAADLGGLKLRSIGPASMSGRVVDMDVVESNPYTMYVAGATGGLWRTTDNGLTWTSVFDAPVHSIGDVAVFQPNPQILWVGSGERANRQSVGWGDGVYKSTDGGKTWVNMGLRTSMHIGRIQLHPTNPDIAWVAAQGSVWGAGGERGLYKTTDGGRTWTRTLHVDDETGVTDVALDWNDPSVLYAASYQRRRSAYGFDGGGPGSALWKSTDGGSTWTKLTGNGLPEGEYGRIGIAVYRKNPRIVVISVEQGARYNASTAYIQRKAGVYRSEDAGGTWTFMSDWNPRPMYASQPTIDPSDDQRIYMLNAYSFSDDGGKTFTAPRTTTHGDDRFVWVNPKDSRHVIKLDDGGIGISYDRGRTFLFVSSLPLSQFYRVAVDNAVPFNVYGGLQDNGCWVGPSASWTTNGILNEHWSRLCGGDGFFVVPNPKNPRTVYSASQFLGLQKNDTRTWQVQDLRPGDSTGRIGGRRNWETWGKPGVTQLLGNAMHPANWDAPIVISPHDTNTLYVGMQHLFTSKDGGRTWKSLGDMTTGVDRSTLPLMGRKPSEATLSLDDGVPYFPGVTALAESPLVKGLLYVGTDDGRLRVSRNGGLSWTDAQSKLPGLPKDAWFAGVEPSRHAAGTVYVVVDNHRSNDMTNYVYRSTDYGVTWSRLEGDLPPNRVARTIREDVRNPRLLYLATEFGLFISPNGGGNWVPLRANMPLMPFNDIALHARDNALVLGSHARGVWVLDQLNALQELTPDVTAMPAQLFTMQPAHQIRTTNLRPHTGDMIFRGENPANGALVDYWLRDAGAKVTLTVHDSTGRLVQSLTPAAARGVNRVVWNLRHADLPVRSGGGEDDDEGPRATTPGPLVLPGSYTVRLVHDGRTVERKVLVKEDPRLTVSRAERAAWTAFHREVAAALGGFAEVATRVRGLSGTDGATRDLKRQAGELQARLSTLYSAVGRWTGMPTADQRSQLRYYTRMAAEIGGQAAK, from the coding sequence ATGCTGACCCGACTGCTTCCCCGTGCGGTTCCCACGGTGCTCCTGTGGGCAACCTGCGCCGCGCCCCTGATGGCGCAGGCCCCGTTCCGCGCCGCCGACCTCGGCGGCCTCAAGCTCCGTTCCATCGGCCCCGCGTCCATGAGTGGCCGTGTCGTGGACATGGACGTCGTGGAATCGAATCCGTACACCATGTATGTCGCCGGTGCCACCGGTGGACTCTGGCGCACCACCGACAATGGCCTCACGTGGACGTCGGTGTTCGATGCGCCGGTGCATAGCATTGGCGATGTCGCCGTCTTTCAGCCCAACCCGCAGATTCTCTGGGTGGGCTCCGGTGAGCGCGCCAATCGCCAGAGCGTGGGGTGGGGTGATGGGGTGTACAAGAGCACCGACGGTGGCAAGACGTGGGTGAACATGGGGCTGCGCACCAGCATGCACATCGGGCGCATCCAGCTGCACCCCACCAATCCCGACATCGCGTGGGTCGCGGCGCAGGGCAGCGTCTGGGGTGCCGGTGGCGAGCGCGGCCTGTACAAGACTACCGATGGCGGGCGCACGTGGACGCGCACGCTGCACGTGGACGACGAAACCGGTGTCACCGATGTGGCGCTCGACTGGAACGACCCAAGCGTGCTGTATGCGGCCAGCTATCAGCGGCGGCGCAGCGCCTACGGCTTCGACGGCGGTGGTCCCGGGAGCGCGCTGTGGAAGAGTACCGATGGCGGCAGCACGTGGACGAAGCTCACGGGGAACGGACTGCCCGAGGGCGAATACGGGCGCATCGGCATTGCGGTGTACCGCAAGAACCCGCGCATCGTGGTGATCAGCGTGGAGCAGGGCGCGCGCTACAACGCCAGCACCGCGTACATCCAGCGCAAGGCCGGCGTGTACCGCAGTGAAGATGCGGGGGGCACGTGGACGTTCATGAGCGACTGGAACCCGCGTCCCATGTACGCGAGCCAGCCCACGATCGACCCGAGCGACGATCAGCGCATCTACATGCTGAACGCGTACTCGTTCAGCGACGACGGCGGCAAGACCTTCACGGCACCGCGCACCACCACGCACGGTGACGACCGGTTCGTGTGGGTGAACCCGAAGGACAGCCGCCACGTCATCAAGCTCGATGACGGCGGCATCGGCATCAGCTACGACCGCGGGCGCACGTTCCTCTTCGTCTCGTCGCTGCCGCTGTCGCAGTTCTATCGCGTGGCGGTGGACAACGCCGTGCCGTTCAATGTGTACGGCGGCCTGCAGGACAACGGTTGCTGGGTGGGGCCGAGCGCCAGCTGGACGACCAACGGCATTCTCAACGAGCACTGGTCGCGGCTGTGCGGCGGCGATGGCTTCTTCGTGGTGCCCAACCCGAAGAACCCGCGCACGGTCTACTCGGCGTCGCAGTTCCTGGGGCTGCAGAAGAACGACACGCGTACCTGGCAGGTGCAGGATCTGCGTCCGGGCGACAGCACGGGTCGCATCGGCGGACGTCGCAACTGGGAAACGTGGGGCAAGCCGGGCGTCACGCAGCTGCTGGGGAACGCCATGCACCCGGCCAACTGGGATGCCCCCATCGTGATCTCGCCGCACGACACCAACACACTGTACGTGGGCATGCAGCATCTCTTCACGTCGAAGGACGGTGGGCGCACGTGGAAGAGCCTGGGGGACATGACGACCGGCGTGGATCGCAGCACGCTACCGCTCATGGGGCGCAAGCCGAGCGAGGCCACCCTGTCACTCGACGACGGCGTGCCGTATTTCCCGGGGGTGACGGCGCTGGCCGAATCGCCGCTGGTGAAGGGACTGCTGTACGTGGGCACCGACGACGGCCGGCTGCGGGTGTCGCGCAACGGGGGGCTGTCGTGGACCGACGCGCAGTCGAAGCTCCCGGGGCTGCCCAAGGACGCGTGGTTCGCCGGTGTAGAACCCAGCCGACACGCGGCCGGCACGGTATACGTGGTGGTGGACAACCACCGCAGCAACGACATGACCAACTACGTGTACCGCAGCACGGACTACGGGGTCACGTGGTCGCGTCTCGAAGGCGACCTGCCGCCCAATCGGGTGGCGCGCACCATTCGCGAGGATGTGCGCAACCCGCGGCTCCTGTACCTCGCCACCGAGTTCGGTCTGTTCATCTCGCCGAACGGTGGGGGCAACTGGGTACCGCTGCGCGCCAACATGCCGCTCATGCCGTTCAACGACATCGCGCTGCACGCGCGCGATAACGCGCTGGTGCTGGGCTCCCACGCGCGCGGGGTGTGGGTGCTGGATCAGCTCAACGCGTTGCAGGAGCTCACCCCCGACGTGACGGCGATGCCGGCGCAGCTGTTCACCATGCAGCCGGCCCATCAGATTCGCACCACCAACCTGCGGCCGCACACCGGCGACATGATCTTCCGCGGGGAGAACCCCGCCAACGGCGCCCTCGTAGATTACTGGCTGCGTGACGCGGGCGCCAAGGTGACGCTCACGGTGCACGACAGCACGGGGCGGCTGGTGCAGTCGCTCACGCCGGCGGCTGCGCGCGGGGTGAATCGTGTGGTGTGGAACCTGCGCCATGCCGACCTGCCGGTGCGCAGCGGTGGCGGCGAGGACGACGACGAAGGGCCGCGGGCCACGACGCCGGGCCCGCTGGTGCTCCCGGGTTCCTACACGGTGCGGCTCGTGCACGATGGGCGTACAGTCGAGCGCAAGGTGCTGGTGAAGGAGGACCCGCGGCTCACTGTTTCGCGCGCGGAGCGTGCGGCGTGGACCGCCTTCCATCGCGAGGTGGCAGCGGCGCTGGGCGGCTTTGCCGAGGTGGCGACTCGCGTGCGCGGCCTGAGCGGGACCGACGGCGCGACCCGCGACCTCAAGCGTCAGGCGGGCGAGCTGCAGGCGCGCCTGTCCACGCTGTACTCCGCGGTGGGACGGTGGACGGGAATGCCCACGGCCGACCAACGCTCACAGTTGCGCTACTACACGCGCATGGCGGCGGAGATCGGGGGACAGGCGGCGAAGTAA